One region of Camelina sativa cultivar DH55 chromosome 6, Cs, whole genome shotgun sequence genomic DNA includes:
- the LOC104790862 gene encoding histone H4 — protein sequence MSGRGKGGKGLGKGGAKRHRKVLRDNIQGITKPAIRRLARRGGVKRISGLIYEETRGVLKIFLENVIRDAVTYTEHARRKTVTAMDVVYALKRQGRTLYGFGG from the coding sequence ATGTCAGGTCGTGGAAAGGGAGGCAAAGGTTTGGGCAAAGGAGGAGCCAAACGTCACAGGAAGGTTCTGAGAGACAACATCCAAGGAATCACTAAGCCGGCGATTCGGAGATTGGCTCGTCGAGGTGGCGTCAAGCGTATCAGCGGTCTGATCTACGAGGAGACACGTGGCGTTCTCAAGATCTTTTTGGAGAACGTTATCCGTGATGCTGTTACTTACACCGAGCACGCGAGGAGGAAGACGGTGACTGCTATGGATGTGGTTTATGCTCTCAAGAGACAAGGAAGGACCCTTTACGGATTCGGCGGCTAA